A single window of Solea solea chromosome 9, fSolSol10.1, whole genome shotgun sequence DNA harbors:
- the LOC131465548 gene encoding myosin-1-like: protein MSENNTLKGELKDALTEQAYEAANTQQQTSDLILENKNLQGKLEDALNERLHVYEDAACQQQKDANIIQQLSSENKSLQGRLEDALNTKKCMYEAAVCQQQKDADIIQQLSSENKSLQGKLEDALNERLHVYEGAACQQQKDADIIQQLSSETKNLKGKLEDALNEGQCIHEDAACQQQIDTDRIHQLTSENKNLKAKLEDARNVTEQGYKAADTLQQRDTDSDHLINENQQLASNNGLRGKLEDALNERLLAYVAAASQQQENIDKINHLSHESQQMASENKKLQGKFDDALKMAHLTNKIQQLDCENKRLQCNLKDTLGACEDANSQQQEYTERTDHLTKEIKKLTSENNRLQGKLEEAQNEEQRAYEAADAQLWKDTDKLNHTNEIQKLASENSRLQGKLEEAQNEKECAHEAAQAQQQRDADKLNHLNDENKLQTSENNRLRGKLEEAQNERQHAYEAAQAQQQKDADKLNCLNNENKQLASENNRLQVKLEEAQNEKQYAHEAADAQQQRDADKLNHLSSKIQQLASENNRLRGKLEHALKEKQRAYEAANSQQQQDAYKLNHLTYENQQLASENKRLKGKLDDALNERQCAYEAANAQQRKDADTQESLTNEIHQLASENNRLQGKLEDALNARQSVYEAVQAQQQDDTDKLDHLTNEIQKLASENNRLRGKLEHTLNERQRTYEAANAQQQKDSDKLNHLTNKIQQLASENNRLRGKLEHALKDKQRACEAANYQEQQDAYTLNQLTHENQELASEKKGLQSKLEDALNERQRVYETANIQQQKDADTLNHLNIENNQLASDINRLQGKLDDALNERQCAYEAAQAQQQRDTDKLDHLTNKIQQLASENNRLRGKLEHALKEKQHVYEAANSQQQQDAYKLNHLTHENQQLASEKRRLQSELDDALNERQHAYEAAQAQQQRNVEKLDHLSNKIEQLASENNRLQSELYDALKERRCAYEAADAQQQQDADRLAHLSLEIQKLDTENKGLQGKVEEALHESHLAQKQQRDDREACIRLEGKVKMQKTRFLRVCKKFETQKKTSAALRGKLFDMQTLKMENDNIRAKLKDMEMDHNRMLSKHRSFSKHHKDMMSKKDGIITDTQAIITKLEVTINELKVHQSEYNTQQAKFEEVLRQEKTQSAVLKEQTHQTASALEKERATCEQYNIKLKEASRKLMKTLEEQQQLAEALQKSQDSFKCLQEQFQAESSVQAKYINDIELRFRNHKVALDEARKALLNLQNEYTDLTRKHNDINSNYHELLKSHSSLQKRYKKLSYGKIGLD from the coding sequence ATGTCTGAGAACAATACCCTGAAAGGTGAACTTAAGGATGCCCTAACAGAGCAAGCTTATGAGGCTGCCAACACTCAGCAACAGACTTCAGACTTGATTTTAGAGAACAAGAACCTGCAAGGTAAACTTGAAGATGCTCTTAATGAAAGACTGCATGTCTATGAGGACGCTGCCTGTCAGCAGCAGAAGGATGCAAATATAATCCAACAACTGTCTTCTGAGAACAAGAGCCTTCAAGGTAGACTTGAAGATGCTCTCAATACAAAAAAGTGTATGTATGAGGCTGCTGTCTGTCAGCAGCAGAAGGACGCAGATATAATCCAACAACTGTCTTCTGAGAACAAGAGCCTGCAAGGTAAACTTGAGGATGCTCTTAATGAAAGACTGCATGTCTATGAGGGCGCTGCCTGTCAGCAGCAGAAGGACGCAGATATAATCCAACAATTGTCTTCTGAGACCAAGAACCTGAAAGGTAAACTTGAAGATGCTCTGAATGAGGGACAGTGTATTCATGAGGATGCTGCCTGTCAGCAGCAAATAGACACTGATAGAATCCATCAACTGACTTCAGAGAACAAGAACCTTAAAGCTAAACTTGAGGATGCTCGGAATGTGACTGAACAAGGTTATAAGGCTGCTGACACTCTGCAACAGAGAGATACAGATTCAGATCATCTGATTAATGAAAACCAACAACTTGCTTCAAACAACGGTCTGCGAGGTAAACTAGAAGATGCTCTGAATGAGCGGTTGCTTGCTTATGTGGCTGCTGCctctcagcagcaggagaacatAGATAAAATAAACCACCTTTCTCATGAAAGCCAACAAATGGCATCTGAGAACAAGAAGCTGCAAGGTAAATTTGACGATGCCTTGAAAATGGCCCATCTGACAAATAAAATCCAACAACTTGATTGTGAGAACAAGAGGCTGCAATGCAATCTTAAGGACACCCTGGGTGCTTGTGAGGATGCTAACTCTCAGCAGCAGGAGTACACAGAAAGAACTGACCATCTgacaaaagaaattaaaaaactgACTTCTGAGAACAATAGGCTGCAGGGTAAACTTGAGGAGGCCCAGAATGAGGAACAGCGTGCTTATGAGGCTGCTGATGCTCAGCTGTGGAAGGACACAGATAAACTGAACCATACGAATGAAATCCAAAAACTTGCTTCTGAGAACAGCAGGCTCCAAGGTAAACTTGAGGAGGCCCAGAATGAGAAAGAATGTGCTCATGAGGCTGCTCAagctcagcagcagagagatgCAGATAAACTGAACCATCTCAATGACGAAAACAAACTACAAACGTCTGAGAACAACAGGCTTCGAGGTAAACTTGAGGAGGCCCAGAATGAGAGACAGCATGCTTATGAGGCTGCTCAAGCTCAGCAGCAGAAGGACGCCGATAAACTGAACTGtctaaataatgaaaacaaacaactggcTTCTGAGAACAACAGGCTGCAAGTTAAACTTGAAGAGGCCCAGAATGAGAAACAATATGCTCACGAGGCTGCTGAtgctcagcagcagagagatgCAGATAAACTAAATCATCTGTCTAGTAAAATCCAACAACTGGCTTCTGAGAACAACAGGCTCCGAGGTAAACTTGAGCATGCTCTAAAAGAGAAACAGCGTGCTTATGAGGCTGCTAACTCTCAACAGCAACAAGATGCATATAAACTAAACCATTTGACCTATGAAAACCAACAACTGGCTTCTGAGAACAAGAGGCTGAAAGGCAAACTTGATGATGCCCTGAATGAGAGACAGTGTGCTTATGAGGCTGCTAATGCTCAGCAACGGAAGGATGCAGATACACAGGAAAGTCTAACTAATGAAATCCACCAACTGGCTTCTGAGAACAACAGGCTGCAAGGTAAACTCGAGGATGCCCTGAATGCGAGACAGTCTGTTTATGAGGCAGTTCAAGCTCAGCAACAGGACGACACTGATAAACTGGACCATCTGACAAATGAAATCCAAAAACTGGCCTCCGAGAACAACAGGCTTCGAGGTAAACTTGAGCATACCCTGAATGAGAGACAGCGTACTTATGAGGCTGCTAACGCTCAGCAACAGAAGGATTCAGATAAATTGAACCATCTGACAAATAAAATCCAACAACTGGCTTCGGAAAACAACAGGCTCCGAGGTAAACTTGAGCATGCCCTGAAAGACAAACAACGTGCCTGTGAGGCGGCTAACTATCAGGAGCAACAAGATGCATATACACTAAACCAACTGACTCATGAAAACCAAGAACTGGCTTCTGAGAAGAAGGGACTGCAAAGCAAACTTGAGGATGCCCTGAATGAGAGACAGCGTGTTTATGAGACTGCTAACATTCAGCAACAGAAGGATGCAGATACGCTGAACCATCTAAATATTGAAAACAATCAATTGGCCTCTGACATCAACAGGCTGCAAGGTAAACTTGATGATGCCCTGAATGAGAGACAGTGTGCTTATGAGGCTGCTCAAGCTCAGCAGCAGAGGGACACAGATAAACTGGACCATCTGACCAATAAGATCCAACAACTGGCTTCTGAGAACAACAGGCTCCGAGGTAAACTTGAGCATGCCCTGAAAGAGAAACAACATGTTTATGAGGCTGCTAACTCTCAACAGCAACAAGACGCATACAAACTAAACCATCTGACTCATGAAAACCAACAACTGGCCTCTGAGAAGAGGAGGCTGCAAAGTGAACTTGATGATGCCCTTAATGAGAGACAACATGCTTATGAGGCTGCTCAagctcagcagcagaggaatGTAGAAAAACTTGACCATCTGAGCAACAAAATAGAGCAACTGGCCTCTGAGAACAACAGGCTGCAAAGTGAACTGTACGATGCCCTGAAAGAGAGAAGGTGTGCTTATGAAGCTGCTGatgctcagcagcagcaggacgcaGATAGATTGGCACACCTGTCTCTAGAAATCCAAAAATTGGATACTGAGAACAAAGGGCTGCAAGGTAAAGTTGAGGAGGCCCTACATGAGAGCCATCTTGCTCAGAAGCAGCAGCGAGATGACAGAGAAGCTTGCATTAGACTTGAGGGGAAAGTTAAGATGCAGAAAACCCGCTTCCTAAGGGTGTGTAAAAAGTTtgagacacaaaagaaaacctCTGCAGCCTTAAGAGGCAAGTTGTTTGACATGCAGACCCTCAAGATGGAGAATGACAACATAAGGGCTAAATTAAAGGATATGGAGATGGACCATAACAGAATGCTATCTAAACACCGCTCCTTCTCTAAGCATCATAAAGATATGATGTCAAAAAAGGATGGTATCATTACTGACACTCAAGCTATCATTACTAAGCTGGAGGTTACCATAAATGAACTCAAAGTACATCAGTCAGAGTACAACACACAACAGGCCAAATTCGAGGAAGTCCTGAGAcaagaaaagacacaaagtgCAGTCTTGAAGGAGCAAACTCATCAAACTGCTTCTGCTCTTGAAAAAGAAAGAGCCACTTGTGAGCAGTACAATATTAAGCTCAAGGAAGCTTCAAGAAAGCTCATGAAAACACTGGAGGAACAGCAGCAACTGGCCGAGGCCCTCCAAAAATCTCAAGACAGCTTCAAATGTCTTCAGGAACAATTTCAGGCCGAGTCGAGCGTTCAAGCCAAATACATAAATGATATTGAGCTCAGGTTCCGAAACCACAAAGTTGCTTTGGACGAGGCTAGAAAGGCTCTACTGAACCTGCAGAATGAATACACAGACTTAACGAGGAAGCACAACGACATCAACTCAAATTACCATGAGCTGCTCAAATCTCACAGTTCCCTCCAAAAAAGATACAAGAAGCTCAGCTATGGAAagattggattagattag